Proteins from one Dehalococcoidales bacterium genomic window:
- the nuoE gene encoding NADH-quinone oxidoreductase subunit NuoE, with translation MLKSSMRERLQPILEPYRGHRESLIPVLQKTQAELGYLPEEAISEIARFLGMSISEIYGVASFYSQFRFERQGEHAVRVCQGTACHVRGGRRIMEAVMQELGIKPGGTTEDYRYSLEKVACFGSCALAPVMVMDDTVYGRLTTVKARQILAEQ, from the coding sequence TTGCTGAAGTCAAGTATGCGTGAACGATTGCAGCCAATCCTCGAACCATACCGGGGACACCGCGAGTCCTTAATCCCCGTCCTACAGAAGACACAGGCAGAACTGGGCTATCTCCCTGAAGAAGCTATTTCAGAGATAGCCCGATTCTTGGGCATGTCCATCAGCGAGATATACGGGGTTGCCAGTTTCTACTCCCAGTTCCGTTTCGAACGACAGGGTGAGCACGCCGTGCGGGTGTGCCAGGGTACCGCCTGCCACGTTCGGGGAGGACGACGCATCATGGAGGCCGTCATGCAAGAGCTCGGGATAAAACCCGGAGGGACTACCGAGGATTATCGTTATAGTCTGGAGAAGGTAGCCTGCTTCGGGTCCTGTGCACTTGCCCCGGTCATGGTGATGGATGACACGGTATACGGAAGATTGACCACGGTCAAAGCCCGGCAGATACTGGCAGAACAATAA
- a CDS encoding DUF370 domain-containing protein: MSIELVHIGFNNILVMNRVVAIASPNSAPTKRMIQEGRSKGTLIDMTNGRRTKAVLIADSGHIILAALAPETIAGRIMASQPKASQAEEATDEDEG, translated from the coding sequence ATGAGCATTGAACTCGTCCATATTGGGTTCAACAACATACTGGTGATGAACCGTGTTGTTGCTATAGCTTCGCCAAACTCGGCGCCCACCAAGCGGATGATACAGGAGGGGCGGAGCAAGGGGACGCTGATTGACATGACTAACGGTAGAAGAACCAAGGCCGTTCTCATCGCAGACAGCGGGCATATTATCCTGGCGGCCCTTGCACCGGAGACGATTGCAGGCAGGATAATGGCAAGCCAGCCCAAGGCTTCGCAGGCCGAGGAGGCCACAGACGAAGACGAGGGTTAA
- a CDS encoding NADH-ubiquinone oxidoreductase-F iron-sulfur binding region domain-containing protein, with product MTFNELRQQAIAEWKTLQESDKPRILVGMATCGRAAGAGDTINTIKEELARRQIDATLIEVGCFGFCYAEPLVDIIKPGKPRICYGNVTPEVALQLIEDYLVNDNPRPDLAMGTLGEETIEGIPRLIDLPILKPQVRISLRNCGYIDPDDIKQYVANNGYSGLEKALSMTPKEVIDEIMKSGLKGRGGAGASTGFKWERLWEAPGDEKYLICNADEGDPGAFMDRSLLESDPHAVLEGILIGAYATGAKNGFIYCRAEYPLAIHRLETAMKQMEECGLLGDNILGTDFSFHLEIKEGAGAFVCGEETALMMSIEGKRGMPRPRPPFPAQSGLWGKPSNINNVETWANVSAILQRDAEWYAQYGTESSKGTKTLSLAGKVVNTGLIEVPMGITLGDIIYGIGGGIVDNKRFKAVLTGGPSGGCLPASSLDIPVDYEALTKAGTIMGSGGMVVADEDTCMVDMARFFLSFTQDESCGKCIPCRIGTRQMLDILERISRGKGQPSDIDLLDKLSRIIKSTALCGLGQTAPNPVLTTIRYFREEYEDHINKKRCEAGVCRTLVKAPCENACPAGIDVPRYIRAISEGKPEVATAVIRERVPFPAVLGYVCVHFCESKCRRAQLDDAIAIRLLKRYAAERDDGAWKKNIKKAPPTGKKVAVIGSGPAGLTAAYYLVKQGHAATVFEAAPKPGGLLRYGIPEYRLPNEIVDKEISDIEEVGVEIKTNSPVESLKTVFNQGYDAIFLATGASSSRKMGIPNEDAQGVMHALNFLEKINAGEKVDIGKRVAVIGGGNAAIDAARVALRLEAEEVNIIYRRSRDELPALADEVEEAEQEGIKLNVLATPSRVITENGRMTGLECIRMELGSPDASGRRRPIPIEGSEFTVDVDNVIIAVGQEVNRSDLPTELEFTSFGTLSVDQETLQTNINGVFAGGDVVSGPADVISAITTGREAACSIDRFLGGDGDIDEVLAPPEGVPEPFNVEQAEGEKHRITMKMLGFEKRHKCFALVELGYENGEAVEEADRCLRCDLEEVD from the coding sequence ATGACTTTTAACGAGTTGCGCCAGCAGGCGATAGCAGAGTGGAAAACACTACAGGAAAGTGATAAACCCCGAATCCTGGTCGGCATGGCTACCTGTGGACGCGCCGCCGGGGCCGGGGATACTATCAATACCATTAAGGAAGAACTGGCCCGGCGGCAAATAGATGCTACGCTAATCGAGGTCGGTTGCTTCGGTTTCTGCTACGCAGAACCACTGGTAGACATTATCAAGCCGGGTAAGCCCCGCATCTGTTATGGTAATGTCACCCCGGAAGTTGCCCTCCAACTTATCGAAGACTACCTCGTCAACGACAATCCACGCCCGGACCTGGCAATGGGTACTCTGGGCGAAGAGACGATTGAGGGTATCCCCAGGCTCATTGACCTTCCCATTCTCAAGCCGCAGGTACGCATATCGCTACGTAATTGCGGGTACATTGACCCCGATGACATCAAACAATACGTAGCCAACAATGGCTACAGCGGACTGGAGAAGGCACTGTCGATGACCCCCAAAGAGGTCATCGACGAGATTATGAAGTCCGGACTAAAGGGAAGAGGAGGAGCTGGGGCCTCCACCGGTTTCAAATGGGAACGCCTCTGGGAAGCCCCAGGCGATGAGAAATACCTTATCTGCAACGCTGACGAAGGCGACCCCGGGGCTTTCATGGACCGGTCACTCCTGGAGAGTGACCCGCATGCCGTACTGGAAGGCATACTCATCGGTGCCTATGCTACGGGGGCGAAAAATGGCTTCATCTACTGTCGAGCCGAGTATCCCCTGGCAATCCACAGGCTTGAAACGGCGATGAAACAGATGGAGGAATGCGGCCTCCTGGGAGATAACATCCTCGGTACTGACTTCAGCTTCCACCTGGAGATTAAAGAGGGAGCCGGCGCGTTCGTCTGCGGTGAGGAAACTGCCCTGATGATGTCCATCGAGGGCAAGCGCGGGATGCCCCGACCCCGACCACCCTTCCCCGCCCAGTCAGGCCTGTGGGGCAAACCAAGTAACATCAACAACGTCGAGACCTGGGCGAACGTCTCTGCAATCCTCCAGCGGGACGCGGAATGGTACGCACAGTATGGCACGGAGTCCAGCAAAGGCACCAAGACCCTTTCCCTGGCAGGTAAAGTGGTTAACACCGGCCTTATCGAGGTACCGATGGGTATTACCCTGGGTGATATCATCTACGGTATTGGTGGCGGTATCGTCGACAACAAGCGCTTCAAAGCAGTCTTGACCGGAGGTCCGTCCGGAGGCTGTCTCCCGGCAAGTTCGCTCGATATTCCAGTTGACTACGAGGCGCTCACCAAGGCTGGTACAATAATGGGTTCCGGGGGAATGGTGGTTGCCGATGAAGACACCTGCATGGTGGATATGGCCAGGTTCTTCCTGTCATTCACCCAGGATGAGTCCTGCGGTAAATGTATACCCTGCCGTATCGGTACCAGGCAGATGCTGGATATCCTGGAACGAATATCCCGGGGTAAGGGGCAGCCAAGTGATATCGACCTTCTGGATAAGCTATCCCGGATTATCAAGTCCACCGCTTTGTGTGGCCTGGGACAGACTGCACCCAATCCGGTGCTGACGACGATTCGCTATTTCCGTGAGGAATACGAGGACCACATCAATAAAAAACGATGTGAAGCCGGCGTTTGCCGGACACTGGTCAAGGCCCCGTGTGAGAACGCCTGTCCTGCGGGGATAGACGTACCGCGCTACATCAGGGCTATCAGCGAGGGCAAACCAGAGGTAGCCACGGCTGTTATACGGGAAAGAGTGCCATTCCCGGCGGTGCTTGGCTACGTCTGTGTACATTTCTGTGAGTCCAAGTGTCGCCGCGCCCAGCTTGATGACGCGATTGCGATAAGGCTATTAAAACGCTATGCTGCCGAACGGGACGACGGCGCATGGAAGAAGAATATCAAGAAAGCACCACCCACCGGGAAGAAAGTGGCGGTCATTGGCTCCGGTCCGGCCGGGCTGACGGCCGCTTACTACCTGGTAAAGCAGGGCCACGCCGCTACCGTATTCGAAGCGGCACCAAAACCGGGCGGTCTGCTGCGATACGGCATCCCCGAATACCGGCTACCCAACGAGATTGTGGATAAAGAGATAAGCGATATCGAAGAGGTCGGCGTTGAGATAAAGACCAATAGCCCGGTCGAGAGCCTGAAGACTGTCTTTAACCAGGGCTACGACGCTATTTTCCTGGCCACCGGGGCCAGCAGCAGCCGGAAGATGGGTATCCCCAACGAAGACGCCCAGGGAGTGATGCATGCCCTTAACTTCCTCGAGAAGATAAACGCCGGAGAGAAGGTTGATATCGGCAAGCGTGTGGCCGTTATCGGTGGTGGTAATGCCGCAATCGATGCCGCCAGGGTAGCCCTGCGCCTTGAGGCTGAGGAAGTTAACATCATCTACCGTCGTTCCCGTGACGAGCTACCGGCTCTGGCCGATGAAGTTGAGGAAGCCGAGCAGGAAGGAATCAAGCTCAATGTCCTGGCAACACCAAGCAGGGTAATCACTGAGAACGGCCGAATGACCGGCCTGGAATGTATCCGCATGGAACTCGGCTCACCGGATGCCTCGGGACGCCGGCGCCCGATACCAATAGAAGGCTCCGAGTTTACCGTAGATGTTGATAACGTTATTATCGCGGTTGGGCAAGAGGTAAATCGGTCAGACCTGCCGACTGAGCTTGAGTTTACCAGTTTCGGAACGCTGTCGGTAGACCAGGAAACCCTGCAGACTAATATAAACGGTGTTTTCGCCGGGGGTGATGTCGTTTCCGGTCCTGCCGATGTCATTTCCGCTATTACCACCGGCAGGGA